The Carassius auratus strain Wakin unplaced genomic scaffold, ASM336829v1 scaf_tig00217667, whole genome shotgun sequence genome window below encodes:
- the LOC113101958 gene encoding uncharacterized protein LOC113101958, whose protein sequence is MERSQWSNMRKRAIKRTNDRILEVQRSLCTGVVEHNEMVSSDFSEVVDTDVSEDEVFEDDEEDDEISPPLDLSTALSNWAVEYGVSLVALSALLCILRVHHPFLPKDGRTLLKTATRYTLERLAGGVFFYFGILNMFRKTFEYLLSKFPDRNVFMLELNFDGLPLFKSSSTQFWPVLGMLRHKDYVSSRPLLIALFCGETKPTSLQDYLGALVQELTMLREGFVIGSKTLFLKVSSVICDAPARAFIKQVKGHSGYAGCDKCLQPGVYANHRMTFPEVSAPDRTDESFARGTDEEHHIAVSPLLETGIGMVSQFPHDYMHLVCLGIMRRLLDLWFGSSGPLRCRRSGRDMQEISEKLVSLKAFVPFEFARKPRSLAERLRWKATELRQFLLYTGPLVFRGVLPEEMYNNFMLLSVAISILANPRICSALNGFVKGLLVSFVEHFSKLYGPEFVVYNIHGLIHLSDDVKIHGHLDVISGFPFENYLCTLKKMIRKPHSPLTQVIRRVSEVHNQKHSVEVKWPKTQVNIEHRNGPVPDLFEGDVL, encoded by the coding sequence ATGGAGCGGTCCCAGTGGAGTAACATGCGCAAGCGAGCCATAAAAAGgacaaatgacagaattttagagGTACAAAGAAGTCTTTGCACAGGTGTCGTAGAGCACAATGAGATGGTAAGTAGTGACTTTAGTGAAGTTGTGGACACTGACGTGAGTGAGGATGAGGTCTTTGaagatgatgaggaggatgatgagaTTTCTCCTCCTTTAGACTTGTCCACTGCTCTGTCTAACTGGGCTGTTGAGTATGGTGTATCATTAGTGGCATTGTCTGCTCTTCTGTGCATCCTTAGAGTGCATCACCCCTTTCTTCCAAAGGACGGGAGAACCCTTTTAAAAACGGCAACCAGGTACACTCTGGAAAGGTTGGCTGGTGGGGTGTTTTTCTATTTTGGTATTTTGAACATGTTTCGCAAAACATTTGAGTATTTGTTGTCCAAATTTCCAGATAGAAATGTTTTCATGTTAGAGCTTAATTTTGATGGATTGCCGCTGTTTAAGAGCTCGTCGACTCAGTTCTGGCCAGTGTTAGGCATGTTGCGTCACAAAGATTACGTTTCCAGCAGGCCACTGTTAATTGCTTTGTTCTGTGGTGAGACTAAACCCACTTCGTTGCAAGATTATCTTGGTGCCCTTGTTCAAGAATTGACAATGCTGAGAGAGGGATTTGTCATAGGCTCAAAAACCTTGTTTCTGAAGGTAAGTTCCGTCATTTGTGATGCTCCTGCTAGAGCCTTTATCAAACAGGTGAAAGGCCATTCAGGTTATGCAGGATGTGATAAGTGTTTACAGCCAGGTGTTTATGCTAATCACCGCATGACATTCCCAGAGGTAAGTGCTCCTGATAGGACTGATGAGTCATTTGCGAGGGGCACAGATGAGGAACATCACATAGCAGTTTCCCCTCTACTTGAAACTGGTATCGGTATGGTCAGTCAGTTTCCTCATGATTATATGCATTTGGTTTGTTTGGGAATAATGAGGAGGCTCTTAGATTTGTGGTTTGGCAGTTCTGGCCCTCTTCGGTGTCGTCGTTCGGGTCGTGACATGCAGGAGATCTCTGAAAAGCTGGTAAGTTTGAAGGCATTTGTCCCATTTGAATTTGCTAGGAAGCCAAGGAGTCTGGCAGAAAGACTAAGGTGGAAGGCAACTGAACTCAGGCAGTTCCTTCTGTACACCGGTCCTCTTGTATTTAGGGGTGTGTTACCTGAGGAAATGTATAACAACTTCATGCTGCTATCAGTTGCCATCTCGATTTTAGCCAATCCCCGCATTTGTTCAGCTCTAAATGGGTTTGTGAAAGGGTTACTTGTGTCATTTGTTGAGCACTTTAGTAAATTGTATGGTCCTGAGTTTGTTGTCTACAATATACATGGGTTGATTCATCTTAGTGATGATGTAAAGATTCATGGTCATTTAGATGTGATCTCTGGGTTTCCATTTGAAAATTACctgtgtacattaaaaaaaatgatcagGAAACCACACAGCCCTCTAACTCAGGTGATCCGTAGAGTGTCTGAAGTTCACAATCAAAAACATAGCGTTGAAGTCAAGTGGCCAAAAACGCAAGTAAATATAGAGCATAGAAATGGGCCTGTACCTGACTTGTTTGAAGGGGATGTTCTTTAA